The following coding sequences are from one Caloranaerobacter sp. TR13 window:
- a CDS encoding MinD/ParA family protein, with protein MRDQAYRLRQMVNKYKANKATIENKTNNKTRVLAITSGKGGVGKTNFTINLAISLNKLGYRTIIFDADIGLANVDIALGIMPKYTIADVIKGKKDILEIITEGPCGLKIIAGGSALEELIDIKEKELYELTSQLEKLSEIADFILIDTGAGISRTVLSFIEAANEVILVTTPEPTSLTDAYALIKMLIVSSCNYNKINLVVNQVDNYYEAKEAYEKLNRVTKRFLNFELINLGYIQNSKLLIESVKLQQPITISHPNSSFVKRINTIALKIVGKENANNNDFKKFIEKFKNYFLIYNK; from the coding sequence ATGAGAGACCAAGCGTATAGATTGAGACAAATGGTAAATAAATATAAAGCGAATAAAGCAACAATAGAGAATAAAACCAATAATAAAACTAGAGTTTTAGCTATAACTAGTGGTAAAGGTGGAGTTGGTAAAACTAATTTCACTATTAATTTAGCAATCTCATTAAACAAACTTGGTTATAGAACAATTATTTTTGATGCAGATATAGGGTTGGCAAATGTTGATATAGCTTTAGGAATTATGCCTAAATATACTATAGCTGATGTTATAAAAGGGAAAAAGGATATTTTAGAAATTATAACGGAAGGTCCTTGTGGATTAAAAATTATAGCTGGAGGATCGGCATTAGAGGAGTTAATTGATATTAAAGAAAAAGAATTGTATGAATTGACTAGTCAGCTTGAAAAATTGTCTGAAATTGCGGATTTTATATTAATTGATACTGGAGCAGGCATATCGAGAACTGTATTAAGTTTTATTGAAGCCGCTAATGAAGTTATATTAGTTACTACTCCTGAGCCCACTTCTTTAACAGATGCTTATGCATTAATTAAAATGTTAATAGTGTCTAGTTGCAATTATAATAAAATTAACTTAGTAGTAAATCAGGTTGATAATTATTATGAGGCTAAAGAAGCATATGAAAAGTTGAATAGAGTTACTAAAAGATTTCTAAATTTTGAGCTTATTAATTTAGGGTATATACAAAATAGTAAATTACTAATAGAATCTGTAAAGCTTCAACAACCAATAACTATATCACATCCAAATTCTTCTTTTGTTAAAAGGATAAATACTATTGCTTTAAAGATTGTCGGAAAAGAAAACGCTAATAACAACGATTTTAAAAAATTCATTGAAAAATTTAAAAATTATTTTTTGATTTATAATAAATAA
- the flhF gene encoding flagellar biosynthesis protein FlhF yields the protein MKIKRYIGRTNKEAMDKVKRELGTEAVILHIRKIKQTGFFGFFKKPLIEVVAAVDENYDVKNVMVNQTNKSKGVNNNIKSFDDETNNVQKELNKEIKKLRQLMEDMIMSTDKKEKSNFSEKLIVYKHILIERGVEEYIANEILKKIDQRFNIEDKDDKSIRDIIRYHLIEYLGNPEPIDLSKSNKTIFFIGPTGVGKTTTLAKIASKICLYENLKVGIINADTYRIGAVEQIKTYGEILNIPVNNIYDIEDIYKVMSKLEDKEIILIDTAGRNHKDNEKIEEIRKLISSVNNKEVYLVLSATSSMDTIKSIIDKHKNIPEYKIIFTKLDEVDNLGIILNTRYYSNKPLSYFTTGQNVPDDIEIADVNKLSKYLIGELQYERPSV from the coding sequence ATGAAAATAAAACGATATATTGGTAGAACAAATAAGGAAGCTATGGATAAAGTTAAAAGGGAATTAGGGACAGAGGCAGTTATACTTCATATAAGAAAAATAAAGCAAACAGGTTTTTTTGGCTTTTTTAAAAAACCTTTAATTGAAGTAGTAGCTGCAGTAGATGAAAACTATGATGTGAAGAATGTTATGGTAAATCAAACCAATAAAAGTAAGGGTGTAAATAATAATATCAAGTCATTTGATGATGAAACAAATAATGTACAGAAAGAACTTAATAAAGAAATTAAAAAATTAAGACAGCTAATGGAAGATATGATTATGAGTACCGACAAAAAAGAAAAGAGTAATTTTTCAGAAAAACTAATAGTATATAAACATATTCTTATTGAAAGAGGAGTAGAAGAATATATAGCTAATGAAATATTAAAAAAAATTGACCAAAGGTTTAATATTGAAGATAAAGATGATAAATCCATTAGAGATATAATTAGATATCATTTGATTGAATATTTAGGAAATCCTGAGCCTATAGATTTGTCAAAATCGAATAAAACTATATTTTTTATTGGTCCAACTGGTGTAGGGAAGACTACTACTTTAGCCAAGATTGCTTCTAAAATATGTTTATATGAGAATTTAAAAGTTGGAATTATTAATGCAGATACATACAGAATAGGTGCTGTAGAACAGATAAAAACTTATGGAGAGATACTGAATATTCCAGTAAATAATATTTACGACATAGAGGATATTTATAAAGTTATGTCGAAATTAGAAGATAAAGAGATTATTTTAATAGATACTGCTGGAAGGAATCATAAAGATAATGAAAAAATTGAAGAAATTAGAAAATTAATCAGTTCTGTTAATAACAAGGAAGTTTATTTGGTGTTGAGTGCAACATCTAGTATGGATACTATTAAATCTATTATTGATAAACATAAAAATATCCCAGAATATAAAATTATTTTTACTAAGTTAGATGAAGTTGATAATTTGGGAATTATTTTAAATACTAGATATTATTCAAACAAACCATTGTCTTATTTCACTACCGGTCAAAATGTTCCTGATGATATTGAGATTGCTGATGTAAACAAATTAAGTAAATACTTGATTGGAGAGTTACAATATGAGAGACCAAGCGTATAG
- the flhA gene encoding flagellar biosynthesis protein FlhA: MKFGDIIVAISIIAIILIIIIPVPKGALDILLTLNISFALLILLIAMYTEEVLQFSVFPSLLLITTLYRLSLNISTTRYILTDGDAGSVIETFGNFVIKGNPIVGFIIFLIIVIIQFIVITKGAERVAEVAARFTLDAMPGKQMAIDADLNSGLITEQEAKKRRSEIQKEADFYGAMDGASKFVKGDAIASIIITIINICAGFIIGILTKNLTFIEALHKYTLLTVGDGLVSQIPALIISTATGIVVTRAASESNLGQDVIKQLFNNHPKIMYIIGSVLFLLGVATPLPSLPYIFLSSIFFYSGYNMQISIKKSVEEEKEMAEEVEVEEVKKQENVMSLLKVDDIELEFGYAIIPLADVNQGGDLLDRIVLIRRQIALELGIIVPIVRLRDNIQLNPNEYVIKIKGVEVSKGVLLFDHYLAMNPGTAQEELSGIDTIEPAFGLPAKWITEEERERAEILGYTVVDPPSIIATHLTEIIRKYAHELLDRQAVKVLIDNIKEEYPALVEELIPNILSIGEIQKVLANLLKEQISIRNMVSILEALADYGTVTRDTDLLTEYVRQRLSRYITKKYVQNNKIKVITLEGELEQLIMDSINKSETGSYLALEPVKVQRILQSLSKNIEKVSSIGEQPIVLTAPIVRIYFKRLTEQLIKDLVVLSYNEIEPTVEVQSLGMVTL, translated from the coding sequence ATGAAATTTGGAGATATTATAGTAGCAATATCTATCATTGCAATAATTTTGATAATTATTATACCTGTTCCTAAAGGTGCTTTAGATATACTTTTAACTCTAAATATATCTTTTGCATTATTAATTCTTCTGATTGCAATGTACACTGAAGAAGTTTTACAGTTTTCAGTTTTTCCGTCTTTATTATTAATTACTACGCTTTATAGACTTTCTTTGAATATATCAACAACAAGATATATTCTAACAGATGGAGATGCAGGAAGTGTTATAGAGACTTTTGGGAACTTTGTAATCAAGGGAAATCCTATAGTAGGTTTTATCATATTTTTAATAATTGTTATAATACAATTCATAGTAATTACAAAAGGAGCTGAAAGAGTAGCAGAAGTAGCTGCCAGATTTACTCTTGATGCTATGCCAGGAAAGCAGATGGCTATAGATGCAGACTTAAATTCAGGACTGATTACTGAGCAGGAAGCTAAAAAAAGAAGAAGCGAAATACAAAAAGAAGCTGATTTTTATGGAGCAATGGATGGTGCTAGTAAGTTTGTTAAAGGAGATGCAATAGCTAGTATTATTATTACTATAATAAACATTTGTGCAGGTTTTATTATAGGAATTTTAACTAAAAATTTAACATTTATAGAAGCACTTCATAAATACACATTATTAACGGTAGGAGATGGCTTGGTTAGTCAAATACCAGCTCTTATTATATCAACTGCTACTGGTATAGTTGTAACTAGAGCTGCTTCAGAATCGAATCTTGGACAAGATGTTATTAAACAGCTCTTTAATAACCATCCTAAAATCATGTATATTATTGGAAGTGTTCTATTTTTATTAGGTGTTGCTACTCCATTACCGTCTTTGCCTTATATATTTTTATCAAGTATATTCTTCTATTCAGGCTACAATATGCAAATAAGTATTAAAAAAAGTGTTGAAGAAGAAAAAGAAATGGCAGAAGAAGTAGAAGTGGAAGAAGTGAAGAAACAAGAAAATGTAATGTCATTATTAAAAGTAGATGATATAGAACTGGAATTCGGTTATGCAATTATACCTTTAGCTGATGTGAATCAAGGTGGAGATTTACTTGATAGAATTGTACTAATTAGGAGACAAATTGCACTAGAACTTGGTATTATAGTTCCTATAGTCAGATTAAGAGATAATATACAACTAAATCCGAATGAATATGTAATTAAAATAAAAGGTGTAGAAGTTTCAAAAGGAGTGTTATTATTTGATCACTATTTAGCTATGAATCCAGGAACGGCTCAGGAAGAGTTATCTGGAATAGATACTATAGAACCTGCATTTGGCTTGCCAGCTAAATGGATAACCGAAGAAGAGAGAGAAAGAGCAGAAATATTAGGTTATACTGTAGTAGATCCGCCATCTATTATAGCAACTCATTTGACTGAAATAATCAGAAAATATGCTCATGAGTTACTTGATAGACAAGCAGTTAAAGTTTTAATAGATAATATAAAAGAAGAATATCCTGCTTTAGTAGAAGAGCTTATACCAAATATTCTTTCTATAGGTGAGATACAGAAAGTTCTTGCCAATTTATTAAAAGAGCAAATTTCAATTAGAAATATGGTTTCTATTTTAGAAGCTCTTGCAGATTATGGAACGGTTACGCGAGATACAGATTTATTAACTGAATATGTGAGACAGAGATTATCAAGATATATAACAAAAAAGTATGTACAAAACAATAAAATAAAAGTGATTACATTAGAAGGTGAGCTAGAACAATTAATAATGGATTCTATAAATAAATCAGAAACAGGTTCATACTTAGCTTTAGAGCCAGTCAAAGTTCAGAGGATTCTTCAAAGTTTGTCGAAAAATATAGAAAAAGTATCTTCAATAGGAGAACAACCAATAGTTTTAACAGCTCCTATAGTTAGAATATACTTTAAGAGATTGACTGAACAATTAATAAAAGATCTAGTAGTACTGTCTTATAATGAGATAGAACCTACAGTTGAAGTTCAGTCATTAGGGATGGTGACATTATAA
- the flhB gene encoding flagellar biosynthesis protein FlhB, which produces MLNSINLQLFAGGEKTEKPTPKRRKEAREKGQVLQSRELTSALLLLFIFLSLRIFSNYMFNSLKGHISYVYSEYLIYDDFYSKKEIILLLKYMIFKTIEIVAPILGAAFIFALIINYFQVGFLFTTKTLQIKFSRINPIEGFKRLFSKRALVELVKSFLKIILISYIVYFYILRQIGIIIQLSKKNISNIVFYIAKTSFEIAIRIGLVLFVLSVLDYAYQWWEYEKNLRMSKQEIKEEYKQTEGDPNIKSKIKEKQRQISMRRMMQDVPKADVIITNPTHYAIAMKYDKEKYDAPYIIAKGKDIIAENIKKVARESSIPIVENKWLARHLYNNVEIGQVIPEELYQAVAEILAYVYSLKKG; this is translated from the coding sequence ATGCTGAATAGTATAAATTTGCAGTTATTTGCAGGTGGGGAGAAAACAGAAAAACCTACTCCAAAACGAAGAAAAGAAGCAAGAGAAAAAGGACAAGTACTACAGAGTAGAGAATTAACTTCGGCATTGTTGTTGTTATTTATATTTTTGTCTTTGAGAATTTTTAGCAATTATATGTTCAATAGTTTAAAAGGACATATAAGCTATGTTTATAGTGAATATTTAATTTATGATGATTTTTACTCGAAAAAAGAGATTATTTTACTATTAAAATATATGATTTTTAAAACAATTGAAATTGTTGCACCAATATTAGGAGCTGCTTTTATATTTGCATTAATTATTAATTATTTTCAAGTAGGTTTTTTATTTACAACAAAAACTTTACAAATTAAATTTAGTAGAATAAATCCTATAGAAGGTTTTAAACGTTTATTTTCAAAAAGAGCGCTTGTTGAATTAGTAAAATCTTTCTTAAAGATAATATTAATTAGCTATATTGTGTATTTTTATATTTTGAGACAAATTGGTATTATTATACAATTATCAAAAAAAAATATATCTAATATTGTATTTTATATAGCTAAAACATCATTTGAAATTGCTATTAGAATAGGATTGGTTTTGTTTGTGTTGTCTGTGTTAGATTATGCATATCAGTGGTGGGAATATGAAAAAAATCTAAGAATGTCAAAACAAGAAATTAAGGAAGAATATAAACAAACAGAGGGCGATCCTAATATTAAATCAAAAATAAAAGAGAAACAACGCCAAATATCTATGCGCAGAATGATGCAGGATGTACCTAAAGCAGATGTTATTATCACTAACCCAACACATTATGCAATTGCTATGAAATATGATAAAGAAAAATATGATGCACCATATATAATTGCTAAAGGCAAAGATATAATTGCTGAAAATATTAAAAAGGTGGCACGAGAATCTTCTATACCAATTGTTGAAAACAAATGGCTAGCAAGACATTTATACAATAATGTTGAAATAGGACAGGTGATTCCAGAAGAACTTTATCAAGCAGTAGCTGAAATACTTGCATATGTTTATAGCCTTAAGAAGGGTTAA
- the fliR gene encoding flagellar biosynthetic protein FliR codes for MIDIIQFIINKYIVFLLTFIRLSGIFIITPIFSRRNIPTIFKIVFTFFLTLIIISMIDFNQTHLDVYLFIIYILRELFLGIFIGFIMYLFFSSLYLAGKLVDMQLGFSMVNVLDPNSNIQVPITGNFYYILALLTFLVVDGHHVLIKTLLDSFTIVPLGSYVVKTTVYKEILTITSNIFVIAFKLSSPILATIFITNIMLGILARTMPQMNVFVVGMPLRIAVGIITLILTIPFIIAFICNLYERIFRVYSFLK; via the coding sequence ATGATAGATATTATACAATTTATTATAAATAAATACATAGTGTTTTTGCTAACATTTATTAGACTAAGTGGGATTTTTATTATCACTCCAATATTCAGTAGGAGGAATATACCTACAATATTCAAAATAGTTTTTACTTTTTTTCTTACATTGATAATAATTAGTATGATTGATTTCAATCAAACACATTTAGATGTTTATCTTTTTATAATTTATATATTAAGAGAATTATTTTTAGGTATATTTATCGGATTCATAATGTATTTATTTTTCTCTTCGTTATATTTAGCTGGAAAGTTAGTAGATATGCAATTAGGTTTTAGTATGGTTAATGTGCTAGATCCTAACAGTAATATACAAGTGCCCATAACGGGGAACTTTTATTACATTTTAGCTTTATTAACTTTTTTAGTTGTTGATGGGCATCATGTATTAATAAAAACTTTATTAGATTCGTTTACAATAGTTCCTTTAGGAAGTTATGTTGTCAAAACGACTGTTTATAAAGAAATACTTACAATTACTAGTAATATATTTGTTATAGCTTTCAAACTTAGTAGCCCTATATTGGCTACTATATTTATAACTAATATTATGTTAGGGATATTAGCGCGAACTATGCCACAAATGAATGTTTTTGTAGTAGGAATGCCTCTAAGGATTGCAGTAGGAATTATTACTTTGATACTAACTATACCTTTTATTATTGCTTTTATATGTAATTTATATGAGCGAATTTTTCGAGTATATTCTTTTTTAAAGTAG
- the fliQ gene encoding flagellar biosynthesis protein FliQ, whose product MSQGDIISLAQDAMKMVLMLSSPMLIFGLLIGLAVSIFQATTQIQEATLAFVPKIIAVMISFLIFSPWLLSLILDFTNKLFENMNTFIK is encoded by the coding sequence ATGAGCCAAGGGGATATTATAAGTTTAGCTCAAGATGCGATGAAGATGGTTTTAATGCTATCTTCTCCAATGCTAATTTTTGGTTTATTAATAGGGTTAGCTGTTAGTATATTTCAAGCAACAACACAGATACAGGAAGCTACATTAGCTTTTGTTCCTAAAATAATAGCTGTGATGATTTCATTTTTAATATTTTCGCCTTGGCTATTAAGTCTTATTTTGGATTTTACTAACAAACTTTTTGAAAATATGAATACATTTATAAAATAA
- the fliP gene encoding flagellar type III secretion system pore protein FliP (The bacterial flagellar biogenesis protein FliP forms a type III secretion system (T3SS)-type pore required for flagellar assembly.) — protein MTKILKVVIIATVLILLFNSIAYGAPEVSLFGKTVSLKDTNDPNDYVISIQILILLTILTLAPSILIMVTSFTRIIIVLSFMRNALAIQQTPPNQVLIGLALFLTFFIMSPTIEQINEQAIQPFLNGEISQEEAFNNALEPIREFMFKQTRGKDLVLFIKASGIKQTNDLKLEDIPTRVLIPAFMISELKTAFQMGFILFIPFLVIDMVVASTLMSMGMMMLPPVMISLPFKILLFIMVDGWNLVIKQLLLSFN, from the coding sequence ATGACTAAGATATTAAAAGTTGTTATAATAGCAACTGTATTAATATTACTTTTTAATTCTATTGCATATGGGGCACCTGAGGTTTCTTTATTTGGGAAAACAGTATCTTTGAAAGATACAAATGACCCAAATGACTATGTTATAAGTATACAAATATTAATTTTGCTAACTATATTAACCTTGGCCCCTTCTATTTTAATAATGGTTACAAGCTTTACTAGAATCATTATTGTACTTTCATTTATGCGTAATGCTTTAGCAATACAACAGACGCCACCAAACCAAGTTTTAATTGGTTTAGCGTTATTCTTAACATTTTTTATTATGAGCCCAACTATAGAGCAAATTAATGAACAAGCTATTCAACCTTTTTTAAATGGAGAGATTAGCCAAGAAGAAGCTTTTAATAATGCATTAGAACCAATTCGTGAATTTATGTTTAAACAAACAAGAGGGAAAGACTTAGTTTTGTTTATTAAAGCATCAGGCATTAAACAAACAAACGACTTGAAATTAGAGGATATACCAACAAGAGTATTAATACCTGCTTTTATGATAAGTGAATTAAAGACAGCATTTCAAATGGGATTTATATTATTTATACCATTTTTAGTAATTGATATGGTGGTTGCAAGTACGTTAATGTCAATGGGTATGATGATGCTACCACCGGTTATGATATCTTTACCATTTAAAATACTACTTTTTATTATGGTAGATGGATGGAATCTGGTTATTAAACAGTTATTATTAAGCTTTAATTAA
- a CDS encoding flagellar biosynthetic protein FliO, with translation MNFKLNSVGRKHRIKIIDVLNISGIKILILEIYDKYYVLAYNNNSITLIDELDNIELLEFNDSITNKSSFNKYLEKFFMKNDFKNKSKD, from the coding sequence TTGAATTTTAAATTAAATTCAGTAGGGAGAAAACACAGAATTAAGATTATTGATGTCTTAAATATAAGTGGTATTAAAATTTTAATATTAGAAATATACGATAAATACTATGTATTAGCCTATAATAACAATAGTATAACTTTAATTGACGAATTGGATAATATTGAATTATTAGAATTTAATGATAGTATAACTAATAAGTCTAGTTTTAATAAATATTTAGAGAAATTTTTTATGAAAAATGATTTTAAAAACAAATCTAAGGATTAA
- a CDS encoding response regulator — protein sequence MGKGILIVDDAAFMRMMIKDILNKNGYEVIGEADNGARAIEKYKELKPDLVIMDITMPEVDGIQAVKEIKKIDENAKIIMCSAMGQQAMVIESIQAGARDFIVKPFQADRVLEAVKKVLG from the coding sequence ATGGGTAAAGGAATACTTATTGTTGATGATGCTGCTTTTATGAGAATGATGATTAAGGATATTTTAAATAAGAACGGATATGAAGTTATAGGTGAAGCAGATAATGGAGCTAGAGCTATTGAGAAATATAAAGAGCTTAAACCAGATTTAGTAATAATGGATATTACAATGCCAGAAGTAGATGGAATTCAAGCTGTAAAGGAAATTAAAAAGATTGATGAAAATGCAAAGATAATAATGTGTTCAGCTATGGGACAACAAGCTATGGTTATTGAATCAATTCAGGCTGGGGCTAGAGATTTCATAGTGAAGCCATTTCAAGCAGATAGAGTTCTAGAAGCTGTAAAAAAAGTGTTAGGTTAA
- the fliY gene encoding flagellar motor switch phosphatase FliY — translation MTNNMLSQEEIDALLRGELVDNNNEVVAMKEQLSEIEKDALGEIGNISMGTAATTLYTLLGKKVTITTPKVEITNTEELSKKYVVPFVAVDVKYKLGLEGSNLLILKTDDVKVITDLMMGGDGTNTDRELNEMDLSAISEAMNQMVGSSSTSLSEMFSTVIDIEPPRAFLIKLNEDNIDLDIFKNKNIVKISFRMVIGDLIDSEIMQLLPIDFAKNMVSRLLGQGSDFDNANNNIDLTNQKEDEKPKSDNDSISMNSIENLSYNVNNKEIKKQEPVNVKKAEFQSFDDNKKIEYNESIDLIQEIPVEITVELGRTTKKISEILEFGPGTVIELDKLVGEPLEIYANGKFIAKGEVVVIDDNFGVRITDVVSPSKRISKI, via the coding sequence ATGACGAATAATATGCTTTCACAAGAGGAAATAGATGCTTTACTAAGAGGAGAGCTAGTAGATAACAACAATGAAGTAGTTGCGATGAAAGAACAATTAAGTGAAATAGAAAAGGATGCACTTGGAGAAATAGGAAATATTAGCATGGGAACAGCAGCGACAACTTTATATACTTTACTTGGTAAAAAGGTTACTATTACAACACCTAAAGTAGAAATAACTAATACAGAAGAGCTTTCAAAAAAATATGTAGTACCATTTGTAGCTGTAGATGTAAAATATAAATTAGGACTTGAAGGCTCAAATCTGTTAATATTAAAAACAGACGATGTAAAAGTTATTACAGACCTTATGATGGGTGGTGATGGTACAAATACAGATAGAGAGTTAAATGAGATGGATTTAAGTGCTATAAGTGAAGCAATGAATCAAATGGTTGGCTCGTCAAGTACTTCACTATCAGAGATGTTTTCTACAGTCATTGATATTGAGCCCCCTAGAGCTTTTTTAATAAAATTGAATGAAGATAATATAGATTTAGATATATTTAAGAATAAAAATATTGTTAAGATATCTTTTAGAATGGTTATTGGAGATTTGATCGATAGTGAAATAATGCAGCTTTTACCAATTGATTTTGCAAAGAATATGGTAAGTAGGCTATTAGGGCAAGGATCTGATTTTGATAATGCAAATAATAATATAGATTTAACTAATCAGAAAGAAGATGAGAAGCCAAAATCTGATAATGACTCTATATCTATGAATAGTATAGAAAACTTAAGCTATAATGTGAATAACAAAGAAATTAAGAAACAAGAACCTGTTAATGTGAAAAAAGCAGAATTTCAGTCCTTTGATGACAACAAAAAAATAGAATATAATGAAAGCATTGATTTGATACAGGAAATACCTGTAGAAATTACTGTTGAATTAGGTAGAACAACTAAAAAGATTAGTGAAATTTTAGAATTTGGTCCTGGAACAGTTATAGAACTGGACAAGCTAGTTGGAGAACCTTTAGAGATATATGCAAATGGTAAATTTATTGCAAAAGGTGAAGTTGTAGTAATTGATGATAATTTTGGTGTTAGAATAACAGATGTTGTAAGTCCGTCAAAAAGAATAAGTAAAATTTAA
- the fliM gene encoding flagellar motor switch protein FliM: MSEVLSQSEIDALLKALTSGEVDVKEIKEEAKEKKIKKYDFRNPQKIAKDQMRTLGIIHDKLARLLQTFLSGYLRASVNVEVLTIDQYVFSEFSNAISNPAFLSIINFNPLSGQVILDISPNIAYAVIDRLLGGNGSNIDLNRSFTEIELVLLKQVFYRIRDIITQAWENILELKPSLEKIETNSQFIQIVSPSETIVLITLNIKIGETEGMANICIPHLTIEPILNKLSTKLWYSTNNKDIDSTEMEIVEKRIKKVKVPLIAEIGSTMITVKDLLDLRVGDVIKLNKTRNSELDIKVGSKTKFYGVPGTKNNKMAVKITRVKKDGEDIDDE, encoded by the coding sequence TTGTCTGAAGTTCTTTCACAGAGTGAAATAGATGCCCTACTCAAGGCTTTAACTTCTGGAGAAGTTGATGTTAAAGAAATAAAAGAAGAAGCAAAAGAAAAGAAAATAAAAAAATATGATTTTAGAAATCCACAAAAAATAGCCAAAGACCAGATGAGGACATTGGGCATTATTCATGATAAGTTAGCTAGATTATTACAAACATTTTTATCAGGTTATTTAAGAGCATCTGTAAATGTAGAAGTTTTAACTATTGATCAATATGTTTTTAGTGAGTTTAGTAATGCAATTTCAAATCCTGCTTTTCTTTCAATCATCAATTTTAATCCATTATCGGGACAAGTTATTTTAGATATTTCTCCCAATATTGCATATGCTGTTATAGATAGGCTATTAGGTGGAAATGGTAGTAATATTGATTTGAATCGTAGTTTTACTGAAATAGAGTTAGTATTATTGAAGCAAGTTTTTTATCGAATTAGAGATATAATAACGCAAGCTTGGGAAAATATATTAGAATTGAAACCATCTTTGGAGAAAATAGAAACTAATTCACAATTTATACAGATAGTTTCTCCTAGTGAAACAATAGTATTAATAACATTGAACATAAAAATAGGTGAAACTGAAGGAATGGCAAATATATGTATTCCGCATTTGACAATAGAACCTATTTTAAACAAATTAAGCACTAAGCTTTGGTATTCAACAAACAATAAAGATATTGATTCAACCGAAATGGAGATCGTTGAAAAGAGAATAAAAAAAGTAAAGGTACCTTTGATAGCAGAAATAGGTAGTACTATGATTACAGTTAAAGATTTATTGGATTTACGAGTAGGTGATGTTATAAAGCTTAATAAAACGAGAAATAGCGAATTAGATATTAAAGTGGGTTCAAAAACGAAGTTCTACGGGGTACCTGGAACTAAAAATAATAAAATGGCTGTTAAGATTACCAGAGTCAAAAAGGATGGTGAAGATATAGATGACGAATAA
- the fliL gene encoding flagellar basal body-associated protein FliL yields the protein MNSKKILIIAVIVLTVSLVLVAIFSFLYVKSKADANKPKEKFYFDIGQMYSNVKDSSSIVKVDITIEVTDKELLSILEKKKFLINNQINEIIRSKTEKELEGSDGQVLLQKEITAKLAELFNTEDITNIYFKELIVQ from the coding sequence ATGAATAGTAAGAAGATTTTAATTATAGCTGTTATAGTATTAACAGTTTCATTAGTTTTAGTAGCTATTTTCTCTTTTTTATACGTTAAAAGTAAGGCAGATGCTAATAAACCAAAAGAAAAATTTTACTTTGATATAGGTCAGATGTATAGTAATGTAAAGGATAGTAGCAGTATCGTCAAAGTTGATATTACTATAGAAGTAACGGATAAAGAGTTATTAAGCATTTTAGAGAAAAAGAAATTCCTAATAAATAATCAGATTAATGAGATTATTAGAAGCAAAACAGAAAAAGAGTTAGAAGGTAGTGATGGACAAGTTTTGCTTCAGAAAGAAATCACAGCAAAATTAGCAGAATTATTCAATACTGAAGATATAACAAATATCTATTTTAAAGAATTAATTGTACAGTAG